The following are from one region of the Capsicum annuum cultivar UCD-10X-F1 chromosome 1, UCD10Xv1.1, whole genome shotgun sequence genome:
- the LOC124898692 gene encoding uncharacterized protein LOC124898692, whose product MVMDDDTCGRGHALHHGSNLYRETQKNATDKEEIGVSPQSHKHKSVPSSSKQHEGTSKSSLDGDEIKNYINKCHENYAKGSINDMEVSRDEESNKHHILEEQQLLDVNAANKDAGHEDDFENEDCSDLEALEDVNLTAKEDVNEVKLKNQESTDVTDGQDEIGGTITDSIQAAVDTILFGLSTPSITKSMDVGASSKMTKRHWDLPYSQIPPDFPHAQVRELQASKANAPGKRERKKSRVLRSSYISKYGSGSKDSVDFDKEEKLKYAFDGKETDNHYRVNASGLGYSQLNFFVAYPQSKNWFYLRSERKTYWNDETHTRYYPAEPIVELSTQQDYEESIVVAKNEDSITNIIHGFYMPDGLPWYMFDEERLIRVYDSLSSKRKKEPHIEIQKLAVMFPTYLSDNGCYDKTERTNWPSLEACKGKITKQTGLVNKIPFDVNYVQNIPQRASDSLDCGVFVCAYAKILSEGLQVHSCQFDAASQRARYASLLWHYGVEKTNEGYTSDNGDPPRPNKSVIEEIEASAIVTLE is encoded by the exons ATGGTGATGGATGATGATACATGTGGACGTGGTCATGCATTACATCATGGGTCAAATTTGTATCGTGAAACGCAAAAAAATGCAACAGACAAGGAAGAAATTGGTGTGTCTCCTCAGAGTCACAAGCACAAGTCTGTTCCTTCATCTTCCAAACAGCATGAAGGAACTTCTAAATCAAGTTTAGATggtgatgaaataaagaattacatCAATAAATGT CATGAAAATTATGCTAAGGGATCAATCAATGATATGGAAGTATCTCGCGATGAAGAATCTAATAAGCATCACATTCTTGAAGAGCAACAGTTGCTg GATGTGAATGCGGCCAATAAAGACGCAGGTCATGAGGatgattttgaaaatgaggacTGCTCTGATTTGGAAGCTTTAGAG GATGTGAATCTAACCGCTAAAGAAGATGTTAATGAAGTGAAATTGAAAAATCAGGAATCTACAGATGTGACAGATGGGCAG GATGAAATTGGTGGGACAATAACTGATTCAATACAAGCAGCTGTAGATACAATTTTATTTGGTCTGTCAACACCTTCGATTACAAAGTCAATGGATGTTGGTGCTTCaagtaaaatgaccaaaagacaCTGGGACCTTCCATACAGTCAGATTCCACCTGACTTCCCTCATGCTCAGGTTCGGGAGCTTCAAGCCTCAAAAGCGAATGCACCTGGCAAACGAGAAAGAAAGAAGTCCAGGGTTTTAAGGTCATCATACATTTCAAAGTATGGTTCTGGCTCTAAAGATTCTGTTGATTTCGATAAAGAGGAGAAGCTGAAGTATGCTTTTGATGG GAAAGAGACAGACAACCACTATCGAGTAAATGCTTCTGGTTTAGGTTACAGTCAATTGAACTTTTTCGTTGCATACCCACAGTCCAAGAATTGGTTTTACTTGAGGTCCGAACGCAAGACATACTGGAACGATGAG ACACATACTCGCTATTATCCAGCGGAACCGATAGTTGAGCTATCGACGCAACAAGACTATGAAGAATCAATTGTGGTGGCTAAGAATGAAGATTCTATTACTAATATAATTCATGGATTCTATATGCCTGATGGATTACCATGGTATATGTTTGATGAG gaaagattgataCGTGTGTATGACTCACTGTcaagtaaaaggaaaaaagaacctCATATTGaaatacaaaagcttgcagtTATGTTTCCTACCTATTTGTCAGACAATGGCTGTTATGATAAGACCGAGCGAACTAACTGGCCATCACTTGAAGCGTGCAAAGGGAAGATTACTAAGCAAACTGGTCTTGTAAATAAAATTCCATTTGATGTTAATTATGTGCAAAATATCCCACAACGAGCGTCTGATAGTTT GGATTGTGGCGTGTTTGTGTGCGCCTATGCAAAGATATTAAGCGAAGGACTACAAGTTCATTCATGTCAGTTTGATGCTGCAAGTCAACGTGCACGATATGCTTCCTTACTGTGGCATTACGGAGTGGAAAAGACAAATGAAgggtacacgagtgataatgGAGATCCGCCTCGACCAAACAAAAGTGTAATCGAAGAAATTGAAGCAAGtgcaattgttactttagagtag
- the LOC107855565 gene encoding uncharacterized protein LOC107855565 produces the protein MSKVAKVDQRVKKYLEEAGYKKWARCHSPVNRGRMMTSNIAECINGCLVEARKLPVLGFLEEVRILFAAWNCKNNEIASYTNTTLGRRFEEILTHNGVKPAGSYLYCVYDSGRRYMVDIERGTCNCGRYQIDEIPCPHGISLQTIVKTYELPIVPMPDKKDWGVPGFVDDEEVLPPKYRRPPGRSKKGRHLKSSESLSSNSNRCGKYR, from the exons atgtcTAAGGTTGCTAAGGTTGATCAACGAGTTAAGAAATATCTGGAGGAAGCTGGGTATAAAAAATGGGCTCGGTGTCACTCTCCTGTAAATAGAGGTAgaatgatgacttcaaatatagCCGAATGTATTAATGGTTGTTTGGTTGAGGCTAGAAAACTTCCTGTTCTAGGTTTCCTAGAAGAAGTTAGAATCTTATTTGCTGCATGGAATTGTAAGAACAACGAAATTGCATCGTACACCAATACAACTCTTGGCAGAAGATTTGaagaaattctaactcataatgGT GTTAAGCCAGCAGGGAGttatctttattgtgtttatgattCGGGACGGAGGTACATGGTAGATATTGAGCGTGGCACGTGCAATTGTGGCCgatatcaaattgatgaaataccttgtccacatggaATTTCc CTACAAACCATAGTGAAGACATATGAACTCCCGATAGTTCCAATGCCAGACAAGAAGGATTGGGGTGTTCCAGGttttgttgatgatgaagaagTTTTGCCGCCCAAATATCGAAGACCTCCTGGTAGGTCAAAAAAAGGAAGGCATCTGAAATCAAGTGAATCACTGTCTTCAAATTCAAACCGCTGCGGAAAATACAGATGA